In Paraburkholderia flava, one genomic interval encodes:
- a CDS encoding ABC transporter ATP-binding protein yields MTALLDIRDLRAWHGASQALHGVNLRIEAGEVLALAGRNGSGRSTLARAIMGLVRSDGELNFAGRSLSGLRPFEIARLGIGYVPEHRDVFPTLTVHENLLLGQMRRGHSHTPRFTFDDAYALFPVLHERQRTRAGALSGGEQQMLALARALLGDPDLLVIDEPTEGLAAQRIEQVTACLRTLSERGVAMLLIEQRLAIAHALAQRVAVMGHGEIVFDGTFDAFRERRDVIDEWLGVG; encoded by the coding sequence ATGACAGCGCTACTCGACATCCGCGATCTGCGTGCATGGCACGGCGCGAGCCAGGCGCTGCACGGCGTGAACCTGCGCATCGAAGCGGGCGAGGTACTCGCGCTCGCGGGCCGCAACGGCTCGGGGCGCTCGACGCTCGCGCGCGCGATCATGGGGCTGGTCCGCAGCGACGGTGAACTCAATTTCGCGGGTCGTTCGTTGAGCGGGCTGCGACCGTTCGAGATCGCGCGGCTCGGTATCGGCTACGTGCCCGAACATCGCGACGTATTCCCCACACTGACCGTCCACGAAAATCTTCTGCTCGGACAGATGCGGCGCGGCCACAGCCACACACCGCGCTTCACGTTCGACGACGCATACGCGCTGTTCCCGGTTCTGCACGAACGACAGCGCACGCGTGCCGGCGCACTGTCGGGCGGCGAGCAGCAGATGCTCGCGCTTGCTCGCGCGTTGCTCGGCGACCCCGATCTGCTGGTGATCGACGAGCCGACAGAAGGGCTCGCCGCACAGCGCATCGAACAGGTGACCGCCTGTCTGCGCACGTTGAGCGAACGCGGCGTCGCGATGCTGCTGATCGAACAGCGGCTCGCGATCGCGCATGCACTCGCGCAACGTGTCGCCGTGATGGGGCATGGCGAGATCGTGTTCGACGGCACGTTCGATGCGTTTCGCGAGCGGCGTGACGTGATCGACGAATGGCTCGGCGTCGGCTGA
- a CDS encoding ABC transporter ATP-binding protein, giving the protein MTAALTLHRIEKRFGATEVLRGVDLVVEPGERHALIGPNGAGKSTLFDLIAGASRPGAGRIELFGVDITRLGAAAISRRGLARSFQRTSLFVGLSVFDNLRCAALFAERGRGSVWRRWTRFRAADARAEQVLDAVGLGARADTLAGTLSYAEQRALDLGLALAGGAHTLLLDEPTAGMNRAEAARAIELIRGATAGRTLLMIEHDMDAVFGLADRISVLVGGRVIATGTPTEIRADASVRAAYLGSDLKDGFAR; this is encoded by the coding sequence ATGACGGCCGCCCTCACACTCCACCGTATCGAAAAACGCTTCGGCGCGACCGAAGTGCTGCGCGGCGTCGATCTCGTCGTCGAGCCCGGCGAGCGTCACGCGCTGATCGGTCCGAACGGCGCGGGCAAGTCGACGCTGTTCGATCTGATCGCGGGCGCGAGCCGGCCGGGCGCGGGGCGCATCGAGTTGTTCGGCGTCGACATCACGCGGCTGGGTGCTGCGGCGATCAGCCGACGCGGCCTCGCGCGCAGTTTTCAGCGCACGAGTCTGTTCGTGGGGCTGTCGGTATTCGACAACCTGCGCTGTGCGGCGCTGTTCGCGGAGCGCGGGCGCGGCAGCGTGTGGCGTCGCTGGACCCGTTTCCGTGCCGCCGACGCACGCGCCGAACAGGTGCTCGATGCGGTCGGCCTCGGCGCGCGTGCGGATACGCTGGCTGGCACGCTCAGCTATGCGGAGCAGCGCGCGCTCGATCTCGGTCTCGCGCTTGCGGGCGGCGCACACACGCTGCTGCTCGACGAACCCACCGCGGGCATGAACCGCGCGGAGGCCGCGCGCGCGATCGAACTGATCCGCGGCGCGACCGCCGGCCGCACGCTGCTGATGATCGAGCACGACATGGATGCCGTGTTCGGCCTCGCCGATCGCATCTCGGTGCTGGTCGGCGGTCGCGTGATCGCGACCGGCACGCCGACCGAGATCCGTGCGGATGCGTCGGTACGCGCCGCCTACCTCGGCAGCGACCTCAAAGACGGTTTCGCGCGATGA